GACGATGTTGGTTTTTCTTCTCCGGTTGCTACGGGTATTAACGTAGGTGTCTACAATTCTAGCGTCGTTAAGTCTGGATCGGGAATTGGTACACCTTCTTCGGTTGCGATCTCTTTGGATAAAGTTCAGGCGGCGTTAGAATCTCACGGTTTTCGAAAGCGTAAACGGGTTCGTTGTTCAGGTTCAAGTTCAAGTAATTGTGATGGGGGTTTAGAAGGTCTTAAAAAGGTGATCGGGAAGAATGATTCGGGTCTTGCTCCGGTACGTGCAGGTTTTGAAATTGGTCAGTCGAGCAACAAGATAGACGGGTTGGTAACGGGTCGGGTGGAATGTTTGTTTGGTAAGGATTATGTTGGGCCTGGGATGGTGAAAAGGTCTGATGTGGGGCCTGGAGGTGGGCCTGGGTTGGGTCCTGAGTCGGTAATGGGGTCGGGCGAAGGTGGTGGGTCGGGTAGAACGTTTAGTTTCTTCGAAGAGGCGGTGAAAGATATTGAAGGTTTGGTTAGGGTGGAAGGTAAATTGATTGGGTCGAAGACGCTTCCGAAGCTTAAAGAGGGGACAAGGGCTCGGCTAAAGAAAGGTAAAGGGGTGGTCGTTCGAAGGTCTAAGTTTGATGGTTAAGCTTGTTGCGTTCTTTAGTTCGTTATTTTGTTAGTCTCTTTGAGTTTTCTTTGTATGTGTGCAAGTGTTTGTAAAAGTTTTTGTGTTGTTTGACTTCGGTGCCTTTGTTTGTATCTTTATTCCGAGTCTTCATCTTTTTGATGAACGGCTCGTGTTCTATAAAAGTTTCGGTTTTTttccacacacaaaaaaaaaaaaaaaaaaaaaaaaaaaaaatctaacttTTTATGAAATGTGATAATGGCATATTTTTCTCAAATTGTATCACCACTCATCCTACATTTTTGCCAAATGATTACCACTCATCCTACGGAGGCGATTTTACATTGAATCATGTGGGGACCCCAGTATTTTTAACTCtttatttataaattaatactaaAAAGTTTTAGAACACCACTATATCTATCTAAAGATAAGAGCACATATATTTTTTAAGTCGGTGGTTTTTTTAAGTATACATTTATATTTtaggaaaaaaattatatataaagtaCCACTTATATTGTATAAGTTCCATTAACTTTCGATCCTAGATTCGCCACTgattatatataaagagtttttgtTTCAAATTCATATTGATATGATGGACAATTCATATACACGAAACTCTTTGTTGTTGACTCCAAATTTTGATTGTCTGCATTGGAGTTGTCACTTTTTGTTACcctaaacaaagatttcttgtaaCTCAACGACAGTGTATAAGGTCAAAATACTTTACTGTGAAAATAATTACACGATTCCAAAGTTTATCCCATTTTTACCAAACCCTATAACTGACAAATTATGTGTACATTTTCAAAAAAATTGAATTTCAACCATTAAATAAGTTAATGATTTTGAATTTCAATTATTGATTTAGATAACGATGTCATAGTTGTCTCTATGCTTATTTAACCATTATTTACTTTGAATTTAAATCCTAACTATTATCTTGAGATTTCAACCATTTTAATTTAGTGGGGAAAAAGAATGAAGAATATCGAAGAGAGCATAAAGTATTTACCGTGAGCATGGCTTTTATGTGATTGTCAGTGAGCTCAATATTACTCATAACTCGATCCTTTTTTAGTTGAATTAATATGTCGATAATGTCGTCATCATCCTCATGACACTTTCGATATTCAGCGTTGACGCGTTCATCAATTAGTTCTTGGTAAAACGAATCTAAATCTTGAAAACACTTCTCTAACCGATCAATTTGGCCAGTTAGTCTATCAATCAAACCCACAAAAGGCATTCCGGGCCAAAGATCCGAAACAAACAAGTTTGTTATCATCCCTTGAAGTCCAGCAATGAGCCCAAGAATTTTGGTACGTTCTTGTCCATCTTCGTACCTGTTAAAAATTGTGGAAGTACCCATAAATTAAGGTTGGCTCGATACCATATTGAAGATTTTGGAAATATATGTGGTGCAAAacattatattttaaaatatataggGAATATAATCAAAAATAAAATACAATTAAGGGTATAATAATACATAATAGACCTAAAAAGTAATGAATACCGAATCCATCTCAATTCTATTATCTTgggaaaaacacacagtttaaattATTACATTGAATTTTTTATGTAATTTCCCATCTACCGCTTACGTTTTACTTATATTTTTGTCTGATACATATTTTAAGGCTTTGCTTAAAAAAAAGATGAATCTCTTAAGGTTataaatatttctttaatgaaaaaTTAATTTAGAACATCCAATAATAGAATTGCAACACAAGGAGAACgaagagtatttttttttttttttataaacggtGGTTAGGAGTCACTGAAGGGAGCCGAACGCGATGTCGAAATCCACTCACCCGATCATTTCCTTATTCGAACTATTACAGTCCTACCGCCCCTCAAGAAGAAACCCCCACAACGAAACTATTCGGGCATCGCGTGTGTAAAACCCCCTTGGATAAGGTTCAAACGCAAGGATACAACAATTGAAACGCAAGGTGTCCACAACCTCCGAGGCCCATGGAATGAGCGAGTAACAACAATGGAAATTTTGCAGCGAGTTGGAATCGAATCCCTAAGCTCCCATATGAGGATTCAGGTCACTACCACTACGCCACTCCTTATTTAAAACGAAGAGTATTTAACAGTACCTTTTGCCAAAACCAACTCTCATTACAATAGTACTCATCACATTTTTGGCGATTTCGCTCACGTTTACGTGCTTAGACGAATGCGCTAGGTCGTGTATCATGTTCATGGCAAGTGTCACCTCGTCTTCACGAATATGCCTAGAATGTTGTACTCTTTTAAGGCCTAGTACATGAACATTAACAAGCTTTTTCATTTGTTTAAAATAATCGTTGTAAGGTGAAAAAACGACGTCGAGTTTATTGTATGTGAATTTTCGTTGTGCGATTGTTGATGGTCTATTACAAAAGATAAGATCTTGGGTTTTCAGGACTTCTTTCGCTAGACTTGCTGATGAAACAACAACCGATGGGATGAAACCAAGGTTGAGAAATACGATTGGACCGTACGATTTTGAAAGGTTCAAAAAGGAAGTGTGGAGGCTTGATTGATCAATTTGGTGCAAATTTCCAATTAAGGGGAGTCCAAGAGGGCCTGGTGGATTGCATCTTGATTTGTTTTTTGAGATTTTGGGAAGAAAATAGAGGAAAGACAGCACGGGAAGAAACACAAGAAGAAAAGTATAAAATATCGGCATTGTATTGATATTTTGAGAGTTATGAACTACGGAGTACTAGTTTTAGTTATATAGGATTCATTTGCATTTTAGATAATTGACAAAGAATGATGGATGTAGGTCAAACATTCCACAGCAGCCAGCCAACAGCCATAAGTTATTTTCTATTTTTGGTGATGGTTGACTTTTAATTTATTCATAATTGTATAAAAATCTTGAGTTCAACATCATCACTAAGTGTACATTTTAGGTTTAGAAAATCAAATTGTATTTGATAATCATAATGATTAAGTTCTAAGTGGTtcaatatttaaataattttaagGTTTCTATTAAACTTATTTTTAATAGCAATAAtctgtttaataataattttgaatataaattatatataaatgatgtcttaatgtattaattttttaaataaataaataaataaataaaagatatataaTTGTTAGATAAAGTTGTCCATAATGTAAAGAGGATATTAAAAGAAATGAAAGTGATTAACAAAGTTTTTTTTTATCTCTGAATGGTTAAAAGCACTAATTGCTGAATAATTTGACATCATCATCTCACAAACAAACAAACTAAATGTTAAACATTTTCAACAATCAGTGATAAGTCATTTAACTAACTGGTAAACAACACACCCTTAGTCATTACTAGTCACAAAAGTCTCAAATTGAGAACTTGCGCgcatagcccaacggttctctccatgtactttgtgtcatgggatagagagagatcatgggttcgatccttagggatgacatgattttttttaaaccaattgaacaccaataatggtagtatatattgaccctatagggaggttttacggattcgttcacggacctctacccggaacactgcccgaatggatgtgttaccGGGTACCGTTGATCGGGtttgggtttccgcccgaacgtgtgtgtaacGCTCTACCCGGAACACtgtccgaatggatgtgttcccgggtaccgtcgatcgggttcgggtttccgcccgaacgtgtgtgttacgtgcaaatgatgagggtcgttgaattaaatgatctactgatgccaaaaaatcgtcgttaaaaaaaatacaaaagtctCAAATTGATTTCATACATTCTAATAAAAAAAACAATATCTTTCAAATAATATGAACATAAGAATCCCTCTCCTTTTATCTGTGTATATGGGTGTTGGATTCTACCTTTCTTAGTTTATATGTATAAATCAAAAAACAATAAAATTAGGTGGATCAATATGTAGTGGAGAAGCTAGAATTTTAAACCAATAGTATCGCAATGCAAGTTTGTTTTTGAAAATTAATAACTACATGGTAGTTTTTTCTTTTGTTAGCAGACGAAACCTCCCTAGCGACAACCACATTGTTCCTCACTAGCGAGTAAAACTCCTAGGTGACGAGCCCCTTGAGCGACGAGACCCGTAACCGGGTGAATTGCACATATTAGCGCTCTCTCCGGTCAAGAGCTCATTTTAATTCAATTTTGGACGTTATCAAAATTCGAATCTGGGTCTCTTGTTTCATAGAGAACTCGATGGCCACTTTGCAAATAAAGTTTTCTTGCTTTTCTAATTAGGTAAAAGTCTAACATTCTTTTTATATGCGATATGTATTTAAAAAGTACTACTTAGCATTGACATAATAAAAAATGGGTCTTATAAAATTTTGTTACAAATATTTGAAACAAATtagatatatattgaaaataatcgtACAACTAAATTTAAATActctaatatatgtaaaactaatgtAAACGTAAATTATATACGagtaaattgtaaaaatataaatataatatacatgAATAAGTTGGGGTCAGATTTACAATATAAAGATAAAATATACATACAATGTAAACTTTAGGTTACGGTGTCATTCGTGGCTTTTTCCCATCTTTACACACCCAAACTTAAACCCACACCGTAACCTAATTTTTTGGGCCTGACATGGACAACGCACGTGGGTGGTAGGCGTAACACATggtcttaataacaataatagatttTGTTGCATCGTTGACCATAATTATAAATGAATGAGATAAGATGATAAGATATACCCGTATTTTTTGACGTAAGAGTTGATTTCAAGTTGGTGGTAATTCATGGATCCATGGCATATGTGGCTTATATAAGTGCACGTACGTAATGTTCTTTTTGGCAAAAGAAAAACAAACAGAAATAGAAGTCCATAATTGAATAATTACAAGCGACGAGGATAATAAGGGCATGGGTGAGTCATTGTCCCTCAAAAAGTGTTGTCCTTACTAGCAAGTTTTTGTAGTTTAAGGGACTATATATGTTAACTTTGAATCTTGGCCACACCAAAATAAATTAGAACACTTGATATGCATTTTATCAAATCTTTAGGTtattaaatgttaaaatttaatgGTTATTAAATTACAAAACTCTATTAGATCAACTTGCCGTTTTCGACTTTTCGTTGAAAATATAGTTTTCTACTTTGGGTTTCTTCAACAATTTGAACTGCTATGTATGTTGATCATATGAAAGGTATTATCTACTATTTTATTGTTAGTATAGTATTATGATAAATTttattaactaatattaattataaacgtattATTCATTGTATTTTATCATTAAAACTTATTCGATatatttataattagatatatatatacttatatagcaTCTTAGTTGTAGTTTTTTCCATAATTATACCATATACGTTTGATTAAGAGCCTGTAATTGATGAGTTCAAGGACTTCAAGAGTCGTAAAGTTGAGTTGTAGTTTTTTCTTTGTCCACCATAATTCATTCTATCTACGGTATTTTGAACTTAGTGGATTTTTTACGTTTAAAATACTACATGTTTTAATTGAGTCAGTTTGGCCCAATCATTCTTAGTGTTTAAGATTCGTCACTAATTACAAGGaaaaatattcaaatatggatttaaGAAAAACATGAATACTAGAAACAAATATATATTACATACTATACATGTATtaagagtattatttattattttattattacacataaaaataataattatatcatactccgtattttattacattttaaatattttaatatttCAGATAAAGATTATATTAAAAGAAAACTATTAAGAAGCTAGTCCAAATACAAAGCAATTACAAAGGCTTATTTGGCCAAGCTAACCAATTAGTGGGTGGCTTAGATCTGGCTAACAACCATGAAAAAACGATAAGCCTAATAGTTGTCACgatccgaaaattttcgactaaatttaaatcaaactctcaatacgatttcat
This genomic window from Rutidosis leptorrhynchoides isolate AG116_Rl617_1_P2 chromosome 2, CSIRO_AGI_Rlap_v1, whole genome shotgun sequence contains:
- the LOC139889179 gene encoding 6,7,8-trihydroxycoumarin synthase-like, whose protein sequence is MPIFYTFLLVFLPVLSFLYFLPKISKNKSRCNPPGPLGLPLIGNLHQIDQSSLHTSFLNLSKSYGPIVFLNLGFIPSVVVSSASLAKEVLKTQDLIFCNRPSTIAQRKFTYNKLDVVFSPYNDYFKQMKKLVNVHVLGLKRVQHSRHIREDEVTLAMNMIHDLAHSSKHVNVSEIAKNVMSTIVMRVGFGKRYEDGQERTKILGLIAGLQGMITNLFVSDLWPGMPFVGLIDRLTGQIDRLEKCFQDLDSFYQELIDERVNAEYRKCHEDDDDIIDILIQLKKDRVMSNIELTDNHIKAMLTDVLVAGTDASAAIVIWAMTSLIKNPQIMKKTQDEVRNVVGKKGEVNEDDLRKLTYLKTVTKEIMRLYPPAPLLVPRETNKDTILHGYEIKQKTMVHVNAWAIGRDPELWENPEEFLPERFLGSEVDFRGNDFELIPFGGGRRICPGISMGVLMAELLLANLVYLFDWSLLDGVKIEDIDYEVMPGLTMHKKNDLCLLAHVYLQEKDDRF